The genome window GGgtgtttggttggtgatACTCCATATATTCACACATCTTTGCTCGCTTCTCCTCGATTTTCATATTGTTTGTCTCTGAGAACAAGGGGGTTcttcagggttagggttattaCGTATGGGAACAGAAGGCTGACACGTGAAATGAGGCGATGCTAGTTCCCGGTGAGATTAGACTATAGAGAATTGGAATTTGTGACATTGACAGCTGTCTTGAAGGCTAGTTCAAGATGTCGGCAGTCCTGACTACTGGCCATAGGGTGTAAAACGGTGTAGCCAAAGTTCAGCCTCCTAAGCCCACATCTTGAGTTTGAGACTCAACAATATTTTCTGTTCTTGGATGAGATTCTGATTGCAACGCCAAAATGACCGTTGGTGACAcaccttcttccctctctgTTTTCTTGAGCGGGTGATATGTCGGGGAAGGTCACGTGAGCGCGCGTCGTTTGCTCCCCTGCCAGTTGTCCCTGCCTTGATTTACTGAATCGCGATCCACGTCACACATGCCAAAcatcttcccctcccaaaaaggAAACAGCCCCCCACATTGAGGGACGTGAGGACAAAGCAACCACAGATACTCAGTGAGCCTCAAACTCATTCCCAAGCCCAATTAGACCTTTGTTTTTCTTTGCAAGCCTGAACCTCGACCTCATTCAAGCTGCAGTGTTGACGAAAAGGACACTGGAGTCGGTGTGTTAGCATTTACGACTCGGCTGCTCACATTTGAGAGGGAAAGCAGTTACATCGCGACCGCCAACGAGATATTTCACCTACCCGGTACCTATTGACTTCATCCCCGACCCTTTACTTTACACCTGAGCACACTATATCGCCACGCAACTtacaaaccaaaaaaaaaaaaaaagcataTACTTGAGAAGTTTCCAGCctctcatcttcttcccttttaaccctccttttcccctctCGCTTCTGCCACACCGAACATGTCGGAAGAAAGGCAGGTCATCGACCTCGGCGGAAGCGActccgaggatgaggacctTCGCATCGCCATCGCTCTCTCCCTCGGCCAGGACCCAGGTTCGCGACGTACCAATACTCCAAGGAAACACGAGACCATCGACCTGACCCTTGATGATGAGTCACCAGCCGCCGGGGACACTGCTGGACCAAGTCGATCTGTTGGTGAGGATACCCAGGATCGGGACCAGCCTGTCCCCGCAGTCATGACGACCTCGACTTCTGCCTCACAGCAATCTGATACTCCTACAGCCTCTCAGGCGTTAGCAACGGGCCTCTCGGCGCTCGGGTTggacaggaagaagatggaggaggaaagaCTTGCTCGACTTGCccagaggaagagaaaggcaTCACTTGAGGCGCCGGCTCCGTATTCCAGTTTGGACACCCGGTCGACTCAGATCCCGAGAATGTTGGGTGACGAGGGGATTTTTTCCCACAGCAATGGTCGAGGGGGTAAGAACGATACTGGCTCTTTATCTCCAGCAGTCAAGGCCAGTTCAAGAGGGATGGATAGCTCAGGGGGCAGTCATGGGAGCCCATGGGGGTTAGCAAATGCAGTCGAAAAATCAGTCAGTGACAGCACTCACAGTAATTCCAACCGCATCCTTCCACCCAGGTCATCTCCGACCAGTCATCAAGTTCAAACCCTCCCATATCCCCGCGGCGTCATCAAGAAGACTTGGATCTACCCAAGCTACCCGCGGGCTGGCGACGATGTCAAGATTGAAGAAGTCCTTCAGAAGGATATTCTCGAGCTGGCCGTTATCAGCTCGTTTCAGTGGGATGAGCATTGGATGCTGTCCAAGATTGATATCTCAAGGACTAAGCTGTATCTGATTGCTTTTGCGAAGAGTGAGGCGCAGGTAAGatatatacatacatatatatatccCCACACACACCGGAATGGACCAGGATCCCGTTCATACTTACCAAGATATGATTTTTTTAGAAGAACGAGATGAGAAATAATGTCCCAAAGAGCAGGATCCGGTTTTGTTTTCCGACCATGCAGGCTGTGGGTGCGATGCATTCGAAGCTGATGCTGCTCAAGTATGAGGGTTATTTGAGGGTTGTGGTTCCGACGGGGAATTTCATGTCGTATGACTGGGGGGAGACGGGGACGATGGAAAATGTAAGAGTTGGTGTGATTGTGTGTTTTGGGGTCGTCATGTCCTGTTTTTGGACCACCTGGCTGTATAATCGGATCATGAGGTTACTAACACGGGTTTCGTAGATGGTCTTCCTTATTGACCTCCCCAAGTTCAAGAACACGGAGGAGAGAGACGCGGTTCAGAGGGGCGGGCTCGGCTCCTTTGGCGAGGATCTGGTGTATTTTCTGATGGCTCAGGGGGTGGATCCGTTGTTGATCAATAGCTTGCGGAGCTATGACTTTTCGGAGACGAGGAGATATGGCTTTGTTCATACCATGTGAGTACCTGGTTTTGCATCTGTGTTTTTGTcagcctttttttctttttttttttttttttttttttttttttttttttttgcattGCGGGTAGTTTCCGTCTTGAAGCATTGCATATGTCTTCCAGCTGGTTGCCTGGGTAAGCTACCTGGTGGTAGACAGCTTCCGGAGGTTTTGTTTTTCCCATGACAGCATGGGAATGCCGGGTCATGATGACTGGCAGTTTGTGAAGGCCAAGTGGTACACGACAAGTGTAGTCTTGGGGGTAAAGACGggggcttgttgttgattcCTCGCTTCTTTTTTGCTCTTGTTATTCTTCTCGCGCCCGTCTTGTAACCTCTTACCGTCTCACTATCTTCTTCTACCCGGCGATCACTTGTTACGTCACAGGCAACACTTGTCTGGCCTGAAGATGGAGACATGGACTCCTGTGCCAAGCGGCCACATGGGCGGAGAAAAACAAAATGAATGGAGAgagctggtggtgattgAGAGATAGAAAGGGCTGAGAGAGTAAAGGAAATTGGGGAGGTGCCCAAGTGGACGCCAGAGTGGATGTGTAGAGTCTGGGAAAGTCATCGGGAAGCAGGCTGGCCAGCAATTTGGGATGTGTTTACTCGTTCACAAGTCCCGGTTGCATCAACCCCCCAGTTTGAGGTTATATTCAGGGATCAGGAAACAGTATTGCTTACGTTCTGTTCAACATTCACACTCTTTCACTGGTACATTTCTCTTTCTACCTAGTCTTTTTACCACATCATCGAAGCAAAAAATGATTCCTTTtagaaaaagaagaggaaatcATCAAGGATGATAGCATAGGTAGCTAACTGCTTCTAGTGTCGGCTCTCATACCACGGATGAGGCTTGGAAAAGGACTGGTGAGTGTTGCTCGTCCAGGTCTGGCGATGGCCATCTATATGGCCGATGATCGGTGATGCGGCTcaaggttggtggtgatggctaACGGTCTGATGTAGGATACCCTGGCCTCGGTCGGGCAGTCGCCGCTCTCGGTCTCGCGTCCAGTGACCCCATCGAGCTCGATTACGTGGTATGtcgtctcccccttccaccttgTAGACCGAGATGAAGATCTAATGAAGGTTGTGCAGTGCTCTTCGCTCGGTTCTGTGAATAGTAGCGTGATCAACTCGCTCTATTACGCCTGTCAAGGTAGGTCGACTTGCTTCATGATACATTCATCACGACagcgacgacaacgacggcAACGATGACGACTTGTTTTGTTTGGATTACGGGTCGTCCCAAGGTTACTGACAAACACACAGGCGACTCTGGCCTCAAGGAATTATCAACCCGAACCCCGGCGCACAAGAAAGTGTCTGACGATGACGTGTTGGATCATGTTAGGGTGTACTACCCTTCGGAGAGGACGATTGTGACCAGCAAGGGAGGGAGAGACGTATGTGGCTGCATGTCGAAGGTTTTCGGATGCTTCGCGTGACTGCTGACATTGTGGATTAGGGCGCCGGAACGATATGCTTTCAGGAAAAGTGGTGGAAGGCGTCGGGCTTTCCGAGGAAGGTGCTGCGTGACTGTCGatcgaggagggagggagtcGTAATGCATTCCAAGGTGGCGTTTGTGggccgggggggagggaggcgtgGGTGGGTGTATCTGGGAAGTGGGAACCTTTCGGAGAGTGCTTGGTAAGTTTGGGAGCATATGGCTGGATGTGGGTGTCGTTGTCGTGGGTGCGTGTGACTAACGTGATGATGGTAGGGGGCGGCTGACGAGGGAGaaggttggcggtggggtgAGACTGAACTGTCGGAACTGGTACGTGCTTTGTGTTTTGGGTTTTGTCAGGGGGAAGTGACCGTGCTTTGTTGGGGGGTGGCTTGAGGGGTGTGTTTTGTTGATGGGGCGATGGACTTGGTTAAGGAAAGACCATGGCTAACGACGGactggtgggttgggtgtttAGGGAGTGTGGCGTTATTTTCCCTGTTGAGTCATCACTGGCCGGGGGTGACAGCTGGGAGGCGTTTGAGAAGGTTGTGCCCGTGCCGATGGTTGTGCcgggggagaggtttgggATGCCGGGGAGtgaaggggggttggtgccgTGGTTTAACTGACAGATTAGGTTCAGTAGGGGTATGCGATATCATGGGGCTTTATTGGCTCTACGATTGTTGGCCATGTTGGCATGGAGGTGATTCACCTGTTGTGTGGTGACGATGATACTGTATCAACAACTGAAAAACTCTGTTTCTGCGTGAGCACGATTTACAGAGGTACATGAGGGAGTCTCGATGCCTTGTTATAggcggtgggggggtggagtCAATGTAACTGAAGTCTAATCAAGCAGAGTTTGTCTTCACAGGAGGGTGTCCACTTCGTTGTTGGGAAATAGGCGGACGGCGCGCGCATGAGAATCTTGAGGGTGAGTACATGTGTTTTTTGAACGTTGTTTTGGTGACGGCTTCAACCTAGGGTGGGCGCGGGCGGTGGAGCATGCTGTGGGTACCATCAGAGCCGGAGTCTGGGCCGTGTCATGATGGTAATCAGCTCGTGATATGGGATTAGGCGATATGCCAGTCGCTGACCTTGATAGGAGACATGAAGATCACGAAGATGATTGCATGCGCGGAGGGAGCGCCATGAGAGCAGAACCGGATCCGGCGAGATGCTGGTGAACAGCTCGTGGCGACAGGGCGATTAGGCTGGTGCGTTTGGGGAACATGGCACGCACAGTGAAGCTTGAACATCCCTGGCACGGAGGGGTTTGGTTGAAGTTCACGATTGCGATTGCCTGCCGCGGGCTCTTGccttgaggatgaggctCTGGCCTTGAGGACGAGGCTCTGGAACAGCCTTATGGGGCAGCTAGCGCGGCTAAGAAGATACTCGAAGAAGACTAGCTCGATGGCTGGATTTGTGAGCACATCCAGCTTGGGCAGGTGGGCGGGTGACGACTAGGGGCGGCATACAGAGCAGAGGAGAGCGAGTGGCTCACGACCTACCAGCTGGCAGATTTTGGGGAAAATCTCGGGACCGAGGAGCAGATGGATTTTTCCggtctggggggagggggggggggttacCTCGGTAACGGTTAGGCTTCCGGAAATCGTTATTGGGGAGAGAGTTCTGGACAGAGGGCCTTTTCGACGTTCGGGACGAGATGAGACATTACCACCGCGGTTTTGAACAGGAGCTTATGGGATGTCGAGGGCTCGTTTTGATGACGGCTTTGGCCAAGGGGGATTTGGGTGAGAATAAGTCTCAAAAAAGGCGTTGTGTGTATATGTGATTGGAATAGGGATTGGATGATATGGGCGTGTCAGGAGAGGAGGCAACTTGGCGCGAggtggaagatggggagaggAGCAGTCACGGTAAAGGGAGGCGTGTTTTGGGGTCCATGTCTGTTGTTTGGCCGTAATTTGTTTGAGCACAGGGGGTGAGCATTGCAGATTTTTGGACTACAGCGCCACGACTTCTTGGGGTAGACAGAATATTTCTCTACAAGTTTGGGGCTCATTTCTTTTGGTCGGGGGCGACGGAGTGTGGAGAGGATTGAACGTGGGTGCTTTACAAGATACCTTTGACT of Podospora pseudopauciseta strain CBS 411.78 chromosome 7 map unlocalized CBS411.78m_7, whole genome shotgun sequence contains these proteins:
- a CDS encoding uncharacterized protein (COG:L; EggNog:ENOG503NWEE) produces the protein MSEERQVIDLGGSDSEDEDLRIAIALSLGQDPGSRRTNTPRKHETIDLTLDDESPAAGDTAGPSRSVGEDTQDRDQPVPAVMTTSTSASQQSDTPTASQALATGLSALGLDRKKMEEERLARLAQRKRKASLEAPAPYSSLDTRSTQIPRMLGDEGIFSHSNGRGGKNDTGSLSPAVKASSRGMDSSGGSHGSPWGLANAVEKSVSDSTHSNSNRILPPRSSPTSHQVQTLPYPRGVIKKTWIYPSYPRAGDDVKIEEVLQKDILELAVISSFQWDEHWMLSKIDISRTKLYLIAFAKSEAQNEMRNNVPKSRIRFCFPTMQAVGAMHSKLMLLKYEGYLRVVVPTGNFMSYDWGETGTMENVRVGVIVCFGVMVFLIDLPKFKNTEERDAVQRGGLGSFGEDLVYFLMAQGVDPLLINSLRSYDFSETRRYGFVHTIVGSHTTDEAWKRTGYPGLGRAVAALGLASSDPIELDYVCSSLGSVNSSVINSLYYACQGDSGLKELSTRTPAHKKVSDDDVLDHVRVYYPSERTIVTSKGGRDGAGTICFQEKWWKASGFPRKVLRDCRSRREGVVMHSKVAFVGRGGGRRGWVYLGSGNLSESAWGRLTREKVGGGVRLNCRNWECGVIFPVESSLAGGDSWEAFEKVVPVPMVVPGERFGMPGSEGGLVPWFN